In Diceros bicornis minor isolate mBicDic1 chromosome 23, mDicBic1.mat.cur, whole genome shotgun sequence, a single genomic region encodes these proteins:
- the TSPYL1 gene encoding testis-specific Y-encoded-like protein 1 — protein MGVSAQQGKALEELTFYLSLLLDGIRTVGLAVSGQDGAERKPLHHARSLSAADRASGDPDPQLSPKLREETEASQVMAETVERSLEAVALPPPQLAQEGGAPHDPAGCGHAPQIRGGADRGCVATTAGQEEAPPPTEGLEAASASVATDSSLENGCQRRESGGEKALEACGAEKSGSEVMAEARAEEAKTEKCSVFSGAGDEEVVQKGGAEEEDGGRQAMEVEERPVGEETEMVEETRAAAEVRGEAGPPPLGVGLRMNPLEAIQLELDTVNAQADRAFQQLEQKFGRMRRHYLERRNYIIQNIPGFWVTAFRNHPQLSPLIRGRDAEMLRYVTNLEVKELRHPRTGCKFKFFFRRNPYFLNKLIVKEYEVRASGRVVSLSTPIIWRQGREPQSFIRRNQDVVCSFFTWFSDHSLPESDRIAEIIKEDLWPNPLQYYLLREGARRPRRRRIREPVEIPRPFGFQSG, from the coding sequence GAACTGTTGGTCTGGCTGTAAGCGGCCAGGACGGGGCGGAGAGGAAGCCTCTCCACCACGCCCGCAGCCTCTCTGCTGCCGACCGTGCCTCAGGAGACCCGGACCCACAGCTGAGCCCGAAGCTCCGTGAGGAGACCGAGGCGTCGCAGGTGATGGCGGAGACGGTGGAGCGGAGCTTGGAGGCCGTCGCGCTCCCACCGCCCCAGCTCGCACAGGAGGGGGGAGCGCCCCACGACCCCGCGGGCTGTGGCCATGCCCCCCAGATCCGAGGCGGTGCGGATCGCGGTTGCGTAGCGACCACAGCGGGGCAAGAAGAGGCTCCGCCTCCCACGGAGGGCCTGGAAGCGGCGTCTGCGTCCGTGGCAACGGACAGCAGCCTGGAAAACGGCTGTCAGCGTCGCGAGTCGGGCGGGGAGAAGGCTCTAGAAGCCTGTGGCGCAGAGAAGTCCGGGTCTGAGGTGATGGCGGAGGCGAGGGCCGAGGAAGCGAAGACCGAAAAGTGCTCCGTCTTCTCGGGAGCAGGGGATGAGGAGGTGGTGCAGAAGGGAGGAgcggaggaggaggacggagggagGCAGGCGATGGAGGTCGAGGAGAGGCCAGTAGGTGAAGAAACGGAAATGGTGGAGGAAACCAGAGCGGCGGCGGAGGTGCGGGGGGAGGCAGGGCCCCCGCCCCTGGGCGTGGGTCTCCGCATGAACCCCCTGGAGGCCATCCAGCTGGAACTGGACACGGTGAATGCGCAGGCTGACAGGGCCTTTCAGCAGCTGGAGCAGAAGTTTGGACGCATGCGTCGACACTACCTGGAGCGCAGGAACTACATCATTCAGAATATCCCGGGCTTCTGGGTCACAGCCTTTCGGAACCACCCCCAGTTGTCCCCCCTGATTAGGGGCCGGGATGCGGAGATGTTAAGATACGTAACCAATTTGGAGGTGAAGGAGCTCAGACACCCTAGGACTGGCTGCAAGTTCAAGTTCTTCTTTCGAAGAAACCCCTACTTCCTAAACAAGCTGATTGTCAAGGAATATGAGGTCAGAGCCTCTGGCCGGGTGGTGTCTCTTTCCACTCCAATCATATGGCGCCAGGGCCGTGAACCCCAGTCCTTCATTCGCAGGAACCAAGACGTCGTGTGCAGTTTCTTCACCTGGTTTTCAGACCACAGCCTTCCGGAGTCTGACAGGATTGCTGAGATTATCAAAGAGGACCTGTGGCCAAATCCACTGCAGTACTACCTGTTGCGGGAAGGAGCGCGCAGACCCAGACGTCGCCGGATAAGAGAGCCAGTGGAGATCCCCAGGCCCTTTGGGTTCCAGTCTGGTTGA